The DNA region GGTCCGGAGTGCACCAGGATGGAGCCCACTTTGTCCACGCCGGCTTCCTTCAGGTTGGGGCAGGCCCCACTGAGCTCATGGCAGCGGCCCTGGAAGTTCTCCTGCTCGAAGATGGCAATCTGGAAAAGAGCAGCACCTCAGCACGGCTGTCACCCGCCCCTGCCGCCGCTATGAGGGGCACACGctgtctgcagcagcccagaCCTCTCCCTCTCCCAAAACTGCACTCCAGAGGCTTTTAAGGAGCCTGCAAGTGCAAGCCATCCCCCTGAGGATGCAGGTCCCACTCACGGGTGCCCAGGAggccctgccagctctgtccctgtgccccggTGCTCCTGGCAGAGGGATGGCCACGCTCACAGGGAGCATCAAACAGCCGAGGGGCTCGGGTTGTGGCTGGAGCACCGCAGCCTCCAGAGGGACACGGCGACAcccggggacagccccggggccaccagcccagcacagatcTCAGGGCTCAGATCTGTGGGTGGGAGATCAGCGCTTGATCTGTTCCCAGCCGCTCCACCTGCCCCGAGGCTGCTGGAtgccaaaaaattcccattccccatccccgGGTCCTGCTGCAAAGGCTCAGCAGGGAGTGCCTGgcaccagctgctcccagctgtgcctccgGGTGTGGTTTGGGCACCCAGAGAGGCTGAGGGTGCTCTGgtgcccctgcagggctgggcagagtcCCACTGACCTTGGAGCTGGCTTGCTGCTGCTTGGAGGCTGGCATTTGGTGCTCGGAAGCCATCATCAGCTGGGGTGTCTGCTGCCTTGGGAGGGAAGTTTAGCAGGTTAAAATCTGCCCCTGGGGACCCTGCTCATAGCCCTGTGCCCATGCCCCCATTTGTACCCTGCAGCTTGCCCAGCGAGGAGGGTGGTGGGACCAggatgggctcagcctgggggtgccagggacAAACTCTGCTGAGGGCTGCTcagcaccccaaacctccccaggcTCAGGCAATGCTCCTTGGGACCTGCCCGGGGTCTCCAGCACAGGGAACTGTGAGTTCAGGCAATTCCGAAATCATCCCCAGTGGAGCCCAGGCAAAATCATCCCCAGTGGAGCCCAGGCCCTGCGGTCGAGcattccctgctgtccctgcccagctgagcatCCCGGTGCCACGTGTGTGCAAGGGAAGGGGTGATGGAGAGAAGCGCCCCcggagccagccccagccccaggagcctgTGCcgagccctcccagcccagcctggcgCTGCCACTCCCGGGAAGGAGCCCCGTCCTCAAGCCCAGAGGGATCCTCAGCATCTGAGCAGCTCCAAAAACTCATTCCTGACAAGAAGCAACGGAGCCGTGGCCGGGTGGGATGTCCTGCTTTGGGCTGCGGGGACGGGACTGTCCCCGGCTCGGGTACCGGGAAGGGACCCCGGGGGTCGGCAGGAGGCTACGGCAAAAGAGAGGGCAATAAATAGCAAAGTCTTACCAGTTCTACCAGTACCCGCTTGAGCCAGTGacgggccggggccgggaggTGGAATTTATACCGAGCCGCAGCAGAGAGGTGCCAAAACTATTTACAAAATAGTTAAAACCCGATTCAAAGCGAGAATGCTGGATTAAACCCCAATGAAAACCAGGGTCAGCTGATCCGCCGCAGCCTTTGTCTGCCCGAGCACCAAGCCCGAGTTATTTCATTACCTGTCACATTCGAGTCACCCGCTTTGTCGGCTTGGTGGCGAGGAGATTTGGACTTTGCAAGCATCAGCCGAACGCGTGCCAAGagccggggcgggccgggccaACAAAGCCCCGCCAGCCCCGCTTCGGGGCCAGAGATTTGATCCCCCCGCCAGCCCGGCAGCCGGGGCTGCTGAGCTCGGCTCTTTCCATGCGAGATAAAACGCCTCAAAGCGCTGGGCAGCGTCTGGCTCTGCCCGTCTGCAGCAgcccggggctgtgccagcagcggGGGCACCGCGGGAGCCTCCCCGACACCGGCCCGGGGCCTCGGGgatgggcaggggctggggggctttTCCTCGCAGAGCTGCGAGGTCACCCCGGTCCCTCTGGCCCCGGTAGCTCcatcccctggagctgctggcagcactctgggggcagcaccctggggctggggtgcGCTCAGGGTTGGTGTTGGGCTcctttggggtccctgagaAGCACCCCGGGGGTCCCTCGGTGACACCAGGACAAAGCTGAGGTCACAAGGGGGTCGCAGTCCCCCCTGGATGGGCAGGGGGGTGAGGGCAGCAGTGCACGCCCCCCTAGGCTGGCATtgtcccagcagctgagccaggggCTGCACGGGTCTGGGGGCTACAGCAAAGGAGGTTTCACAGAGCGgggacactgctgctgtgcagcactcACAGCACCCATCACcccacagaggagctgggtcCCCCCTGTCACCCCACCAAGCATGAACAGACCCCACACCTGCCCCTTACAGCACCTCCTGAGGGTCCCACGGCAGGGGatgggctgcagccccccagggtcacccctgccccatccctgccccagggtggCTGCACACAGGGTCACCCACAGGGTGCTGTCACCTGGCAGTGATGTGAGGAGGTCAATCCCCAGGgtctgcagctgccccagctccaggtgatGGAGTTTCCAAGGCCAGAGAGGCCAAGGTGGCCTTGCAGCTCTTCAAGGAACCCATCAGGCCATGACCAGGCCAGGGTGTGATCCAGAatttccagcattcccagccctggatcCCCCTTTCTTGCCTGtgtctcctgctgcagccccacagatggagccagcactgccctccccaTCTCTGGGTTAATCCATTCAGTCAATCCCGAGCCCTGGACCCTCAGGGACGTGTCCCAGgtcccagtgcagccctgcagccacatcCCATCCCCTCAGCAGGGGCTGTCACAGTGCTCAGCACGGCCCCTGTGATCCCTTCCCTTGGCTGGGCTGGTTtagctcatcccagccctgggcatggcagccccagggactgTTCTGGAAGCAGCTTCTGCCTCTTGGGGCCAGGCACTCACCTTCCACAGCCACCAACCCTCCCCCAGAGGGAaaagctcctgggagctgctcagggaccTGCGCAAAGCCCTTGGATGGACTCAAGCCCATCTCCCatctctgccccagcccagtgGGTCCCAAGCATGGCCAGGGTGCCCCTGGGgaagggcagtgccagggcaccTCAGTGTCCCACCAGCACCCTGTGTCACCCCTGAACccccctcctgtgcccccaggacagccccCCCATGTCAGAGCTCATTCCCATGGGAGAAACCAGCCCAGGACTGTGGGAAAGGTCCgtggggacaggctggagcccctgcaggacGCTGAGGTTGGTCACAGCCATCCCACCACGGGGATGTGCCCAGGgcctggcagcacccagggatGGCCACTCCACATCCCCCCCGGCCCCCTCCCTGCCCGGGGACtggccagcagccctgggagcggGCAGGAGACACTGTGAAAAGGGACAGAGGCACTGGAAAAACCCTGACACGGCAGCCCCGGGGGTTAGCTTTGGAAAGCTGCAGCCTTTATGTAACACTGCAAACACTGGCACTGCCCCCTCTGCCCTGAGCGGGGTTTGCTGGGCACGgccccatccctccatcccccagccccaggagcaggcaggcCCCGGCGGGCTCCAGCTCAGAGCTTTATTGAGGTTTTTGCACAAAGAGAACACCACGGTcacggcagcagcagcgggggGAGCCCTggagcggccccggcggggtcgggctccctcagctgttctcGAAGGAGCCCCGCTGGTGCCACTGCTGGTCCCGCACGCGGCGCACGGACTGGATCAGGGGCTGGTTGGCGTCCCACTCGTTCCAGTGCCGGTACTCGCCCTTCTCAAAGACGTGCTGGCGGCCCCGGTACCCGGGGTACTCGTAGCCCACCCACCTGTGGGGATcagggcagtgctcagcagggcccaccccacacccacacagcccctgcagcaggggcagtgtccccatccccacctcagtgtccccattccagtgtccccatccccacctcagtgtccccatccctatCTCAGTGTCCCCACttcagtgtccccatccccaccccagtgtccccattccagtgtccccatccccacctcagtgcccccacccccatcccagtgtcaccatccccaccccagtgtccccatcccagtgtctccatctctgcctgccacagccaggTGATGCTGCCCAAGGCCACTCCTGTGTCACCAAgtgccacagcacaggctgcagtgcccaggtgggAAATGCCAGGTGCCAGGGGGAGATGGAGAGTTCGTGGAGAAGGGATCAAAGCTCAGGTGGTGGGTTAGGGCAGGGAGCCATCATCCAGTCCCAGGGACACTGCCATGGTCCCTATTACAGCTTGTAGGCCAAGGAAaaggtggcagcagggaggggacagggacacgaTGGGCATGAGCAGTACCACGGcccctgccaccaccctggGGGGACAAACCacagtgccaggggcaggaagctgttggggtgtcccctgtgtgcccaTCCTTACGTTCCATTCAGGGCCTTGACGCTGGCCACACGGTCCTGGAAGCCGTGGGCCCACAGGCTGGGCACGTCGTCATCCACGATCTCCATCTTGCGCCCGGTGTAGCCCGCGTTCTCAAACAGGTGGATCTTGTGGTCAGCGCTGTCCTGGGGGAAAGGGCGGCTCAGGGGCTGTCCCCTGCTggtccccagagctgtggccaccccagcacagccccactcACAATCTGGATGGGCCGGATGGACATCAGGCTGTCGCTGCTGTGGCTGTTGGACCACGAGTCCCAGCGGGGGTAGTCGCCCTTCTCCAGCACGAACTGCTCCCCAGCGTAGGCCTGGCGCTCGAAGCCCAGCcacctgcaggagcccagggtCAGGGGGATGCTCTCCCTGCCACCCCCCGGGGCTGCTCCACCTTCCCCACCCCAGACTTACGGGCCAGACTCCACCTGGATGGAGCCCACCTTCTCCATCTCCTTCTCGGTGATGTTGGGCAGCTCCTCTGTCAGCTCACACCTTTTCCCCTGGAAATTCTCCAGCTCGTAGAGGGTGACCTAAGGTGGGGAGAGACCCTGTCAGCCACCACAGCAGGGGAACACCCCAGGAAACGGGGGCAGCAGTGATCAAAGGGCTCTGGCAgtgtccctccatcccagccatcCTGTGCCAATGTCACTCcttgcctggcagagctgggtccTGCCAGTGCCtctggcagagctccagccaaGGGTGTGTGCTCCAGCACAAGCTGGAATTTTGTCCATGACAGGCTGAAAAACAGCTCGAACACAGCACTGGAAACATGAAAGGTTTGGGCCAAGAGAATTCCTGAGCCATGGGCTGCCTCTCCTACCCACAGCCTGGTCATTGCTCGTTATCATTTCCTTATCACTGATCCCTCCAGATCCGACCATCCCCTTGCCCTGGCCTGGCACGAGCTCTGTATTCAGTGTTTCCTTCTAAGCCCTGCCAGGTGCACAGACCCCAGTGCCtccccaggctctcctgctctcagctgagctgcaggatgggctggagccagtcccagcagccagagcatgGCATGGGGCAGGGGCAAGGGTGCCCAGCACCATTCAGGGACCAGCAGGGTCAGTGGGGTGACCAGGCAGTCCCAAAGGGGTCCCAGCTGCAATACCTGAgtctgggacaggagcagagcctcCTGCACACACCACATAATGGGAGGCTcaagggacagaggggacacccAGATTCCCCTGTGCACCCCAAAGCaataaacagccccagctctggcaccccTCTCCCACTGCCAGGATCTGCTTGCACCTCCAGCCTTCCCTTAtccaggagcagctttgtgGGAAGCTCTGCACCCACTGCATCCTCTCCAGCTGATTTACCTTCAACCAACCCACGAGCTGAACCCCAACCTACAAACACACCTGGGGAGTTTCAGTGCCAGGGCCCACAGCtgatcctgctgtgctgggtgcttCATCTCCTGGATTAAAcccctgggcagctgcacaCCAGCCTGGCCAGCCAATGTCCTTGGCAGCCAcgcaggcagggagcagggtccctcctgcaggcagcaagCAGCCGCAgatccccagccccagctgcttcccagcctgcagcccccaggctcagcaccagagcagggccaccacccactgctgctgtgggagagcTGGAGGCCACTCCTGACCCCAGCACTGATTCCAGCCTGGCATCCCACGGCTCCACCCAGCACCCAGTTGTCCCCAGTACAGCCCAGTATACCTTGTAGGTGCCTCCTCGCTCGCCAGCACCCTCCCCAGTCGCCATCTGCTCGGGGGGACTTTGCTGCTCGGTCATTGTGCCTGGAAAACCCAAATTGCAGGAGGTTAAGGCAGGAGGCACCAGGATTTACAGCTGGTAATGAAACACAGAGGATGAAGCTGGCACAGAACAGGCAGCAGGGGTTAGCACAGACCTCAGTGCATAAATCCCCAGGGATGTCCAAGCTCTGTTATccatcctcctctccctcctgcactCACAGGCCCCAAATCCTCATCCTGGCACCCACAGGACTGAACTGAGCCATGTCCcaagggacacagagccctctgcccagggcagctcgCCCAGCTGCCACTAAACTCCCATCTCACAGCCCCGCCTttgttcccagcaggaatttctcagCTTCCAGCTGCTGACATCTTCCCCCACAACATAAACCTGACACCTCTCCCTTGCTCCAGCATGCCGGGGGACACCAAACCcggcagctggagctgctgtgccacctTGGCCAGGGTGGGATGGCAGTGAGAGCCCCCTCTTCACTCTCCAGGAACATCCACAAAACTCTGCTCCAACACTGGAACACGCCACGCCAACAAGGGGCTTGAGAGACGAATAAAGGAGCTTGGAATCAAACCCTGCAGCTTCACTTCTCACCAACCCCGTCTGACCCAGACTCAGACACACCAACTCTTTGTGGAGGCCCCTTTGCAGTCCCAGCAGTGCTACCTGTCCGTGTGGTTCCGCTGTgccgggcggcgcgggcggcccCGCTATTTATGGGGTTGCTTCTGAccagagcagcagaattccCCGGGCGGGCGCTGATGCAGCAGCTGCGTCCACGGAATTCCAGCCATGAGATCGCGGCTCAATAGcgcggggagcgcggcgggcCATGGAAACGCCACGGCCATCGCTGCCGGCCGGGCCTCGCACGCGGGCCGCTCGGTTTACTGCAGATTAACGGCCAAACTCACATCAGCACGTTCACGCTGCTTCTTgccagcttctctggaaaactcTGCCATCAGCAGTTCGCCGCCGAGGGTTTAAGCCTGGAAACCGAGAGCAGCGCGAAGCAAAAACCGGGCAAAATGGCCCCGTTTGTGAGCAAGACGGGACACCCAGGTTCCTCAGGAGCCTCGGTGCaataaacagccccagctcctggcaccccTCACCCACTGGCAGGATCTGCTCCCATCTCCAGCCTTCCCTGCCAGGATCTGCTCCCATCTCCAGCCTTCCCTGtccaggagcagctttgtgTTCTGCACCCATTGCACTCTCTCCAGCTGATTTACCTTCAACCAACCCACAAGCTGAATCCCATCCTACAAACACACCTGGGGAGGGCTGAGCTGAATCCCATCCTACAAACACAACTGGGGAGGGTTGAGTCTGAATCCCATCCTACAAACACACCTGGGGAGGGCTGAGCTGAATCCCATCCTATCCAAACACAGCTGGGGAGCTCTGCACACGCATCCTAACTCGAGCTGATTTACCTTCAACCAACCCACGAGCTGAATCCCAACCTACAAACACACCTGGGGAGGGTTTAGCCTGGAAACCAAGTGCAGCACGAAGCAAAAACCGGGCAAAATGTCCCTGTTTGTGAGGGCTCCATGCAAGGTGTGATGCaatgctgggggcagctctgggagctcagtgggaagctggagcagctcagcatttCCAGGTTGGTGTTCTTGCTGGAACTTTGGCCCTAAGCAGATTCTCTCCATCgagttccttttctttctctgccccCAGTCTGGCTCCCTGCCCGGCATTTCCCAGGAACAGGCTGGGAACACATCCTGGGTGTGTGATGAGGCATTTCTAGAGCCTGGCACAAGGGTTTGTCCATCTTCACAGGCACAGGGTGATGTAAGGCATCAAACTGGGAGCATTTCACACCAAACTGGGAGCATTCCACTCTGCTGGTAGCAGGCCTGACTCCCTCTTCACCTCTGAGAGTCCCTTCAGACCCAAACCATCCTGATTCCTCAGGGAACATTTTATTCAGCTGCACAGATCCCAATTTACTACAATCCTTGCAGGTTTTTCTACCTGCTCTGAGCGTGGCTCATCTTGAAACCAACAGCTACCCCCTAAATCTTAACTGAAATTGCCAGAAAAGTGAATCCACAAACTGAATGGGAGAGGGATGGAAACCTCTCCTGTTGTATGTGTTAGACTGAGGCCCTTCAGCCCCACCCCACCCCTGGCCTTGCTGGGTGATGCTCCAGGCCTGGTGTGACAGGGATGACCCAGGTGTCTCCAACTGACTCTTCCCCACTCTGCCCATCTGATGGAGATTTGCTGTTCCCATCAGAGCTGTCTCACAGCTCCAAGAGGCACGGACTGAGGAGGAATGGATTCATTTCTGTCTCACCAAACACAGCATCAGCTGTCCTCAACAAATCAGAAACGCAGAATTTCCTGTGCCAgtcccttccttcccagcagcctCATTCACCGAGCTCTGCCACGGCCTCAGGGCCCTGGatctgcctctcccagctctccacACTGTCAAGGCAATTCCAAAAACATGACAGAAGGGGCACTGGATCTCCTTGATGCCTCTCCCAAACAGACCTCAATTTCCTCTCACTGTCAGCCTCTTAAATCCCTTTGAAAAATGACTGctggaaaatagatttttttttgttaatatctGGCAAAGCTAAATTGGAACTGTAATGGTGCAGAACAAAATACAGCAGACAGAATATCTTTATTCCCTGGGAAACTGTGTAACACAAAATACAGGATTTCTATCACACTATCTATGTGATTTCTATCTATGTATTTATTGTGACCCAGACTGACAGACTCTATAAGGCTATGTGGAGCAACATAAAAGCTTAATCTCCACAAGAGCTCCTTCAAAACCAGATTTGGTACCATTTTGTTTAATATGGACTGAGAAAAACCCAGAAACCACCAGACCTTGGCTTTCCTCCTCTACCAATCCCACCAGAAGAACAGAAGTTATTTCAGATTATATTTTTGCAATACATTTATACTTGAGTGAGCAGGAAAAGAGCTCACTaccagctggggaaggattCCCACTCTCCACCCTTCTCCACTCCCAGGGTGAGCAGAACAAGGCCTGGACTCTGCAGTCCCAGCcagaacaccccaaatccctttaaAGCTCCATGGAAGtggtttcacagaatcacaggattatttggttggaagggatctcaaaATTCATCTCATTCTGCCCCCCTGTTCCCCCAGCCTTCCACTACatcagggtgctccaagccctgcccaacctggccCCAGAAGCCTTCACCTCCTAAAAGcccattttttaaaggaattaaagcAAATACCTGTTTTTGTTCTCAGCACTGGGCTGAAGGGATGGATCCAACACTTCCCTCacttggctgcagctgctcttgcaCCAGTGTCCTTCAGGGAGGTGCAGACCTTGGGCTGACAGGGAGCACAGTTACGGTGACAGCTCTGGATTCCACTGCAATAGTTTGTTTTACCCCCAGAGCTGgcttggggacagcagtgacagccctggGAACTCCCCCC from Camarhynchus parvulus chromosome 15, STF_HiC, whole genome shotgun sequence includes:
- the LOC115909635 gene encoding LOW QUALITY PROTEIN: beta-crystallin B1-like (The sequence of the model RefSeq protein was modified relative to this genomic sequence to represent the inferred CDS: inserted 2 bases in 2 codons; deleted 2 bases in 2 codons), with product MCFFLLFIGDGNLGIQSVTCRRFGAANPRFLQGWCVSGAGGQFWGAXSASRGVSRYRTSGGSSQGCHCCPQASSGGKTNYCSGIQSCHRNCAXLSAQGLHLPEGHWCKSSCSQVREVLDPSLQPSAENKNSVESWERQIQGPEAVAELVNRAARVRGPAGSDGRGVSMARRAPRAIEPRSHGWNSVDAAAASAPPGEFCCSGQKQPINSGAARAARHSGTTRTGTMTEQQSPPEQMATGEGAGERGGTYKVTLYELENFQGKRCELTEELPNITEKEMEKVGSIQVESGPWLGFERQAYAGEQFVLEKGDYPRWDSWSNSHSSDSLMSIRPIQIDSADHKIHLFENAGYTGRKMEIVDDDVPSLWAHGFQDRVASVKALNGTWVGYEYPGYRGRQHVFEKGEYRHWNEWDANQPLIQSVRRVRDQQWHQRGSFENS